Below is a window of Branchiostoma floridae strain S238N-H82 unplaced genomic scaffold, Bfl_VNyyK Sc7u5tJ_1566, whole genome shotgun sequence DNA.
ATTCCTCATGTTTAGGTCTAGTTTTGGCATGTCCATTCGGGGAGCGACTCAAAGCActacaaggctggactccaggcggCAATGCTATCGAACTTATGGGCAAACAAGTTGTCTCTTACGTTATAATTCTAAAATTGTGAAAACAGATACTGGATACTATCTTACCTCTTGTAGTGAGTTGTATCGGCAAATTCTATCCGCCCTCTTTCAGTAGGGACGCTTGTCGACCCCGTATCTTTGGAGGTGTTGTAAAGGAATGCGTCCTCGCTGCAGGCTGTAACCTGGCTATATTGACAGTATAGGTCAAAATTTGAATGCAGACAGACCGGAAAAAATACTAACTTTCTTGTGTGGTCGGGTCAGGGCATCGGAGTCTTTggttgtaacagtggggttcaagcgccaccaactgaCTATTCAGATAATGAcattcatcactcttcttcagcttccctagaatgaactgacagaacaaGTTTGCACAACCATCCTGACGACTTAGATTTCAGAATGAAGGTAACTTTTACGCTCGTAtgagttttggggttcccagaagatgtcatccatatactagtaatcaaatgAAGATGGCCTTATATGTCAAGTCTAAACTGTTGTAACCGCAGTGTGCAACTGCCACCTTGCAGTTAAGTATCAAACTGCAGGTCATGACAAATCGGTAAAAGCTGACGCCTATCGGTTTACTTAACAACTGCAGTtaaggtgtgtttgtgtgccctTTAACCTTTGACACATAAGTCACTAATTGCAAGGAACTGGCATGACTTCCTGTGTGAAAAGGAAAGGGCGAGACGCCGAATTGTGCCAATGTATGTGCTTCTTGCATCACTTTTAGTATAGTTTTCTTGTGAAAGCATTGTCTCTATATAACAATGTTATAATGTTATGTTGAAAAGTACGTTATTGTGGGAAAATGTGGAACAGTCAAGAATAATTTTCAACCCGACAACAGCTGTGCACCATTGGTTTTGTTGGTGTACATTTCCAGAAAATGTTACTTGTgtaagaggcgagtagaaacagtcgtctggctcccaggattcgaacccgcaccGAACCCGGGCTAATTATGACTGAAGAGAGGTAAGAGGAACCAGGAAACTGACCAAAGCCCTCGGTTTTCAAGAACCTTTTTTGGCGACACCACAGGAGGTAGCCTAATACTGTAATAGTACATTATTTTACGAGTTGATGCCTGACTGTTGCTGATCATGAGTTTCAAAACGCCTCATCTTACCAAACTGCCTAAAGCCGAGGACAGGAAGTTGATCAACAAACTTCGCGATGTCTTGCACTCCATTAAGGTACGTGACATGACCAAACTGATCAAGCTACTATCCAAGGAAGACAGGCCAGATTTAAACTACCAGGTGCCGTTAAAGAGGAAAGTACTACAGAGGGAGTTTTACAAACAGTGGGTCAGCCCACTGCAGTATGCTTGCGAGAAAGGCACGCCAGAAATGGTAGGAGCCATTCTAGCTGCAGGGGCCATGGTCAACATCAGACCCCATTCTCCTTTGACATACGCAATATGCTCCTTAAAAGTCAACCTTGTCGACCGACTGCTACATAGTGGAGCAACGCCAAACGAATCTGGAGACCCAAATGAATGGGACATGGCGGCAGCCATTAACTTAAAAGAACGTTGTGTTAACTCCCCAGAGGATGAACAAAAGCGCCGTGAGATAATTACCCTACTGTGCAAGGCTGGTTGTGATGTGAACATGTGCATGCATTCAAAACAGACTCTCGGAGACAGAGAGATTCTAAACAAAAAGGGAATCAAGATCAGAACTGTCTACCAGCCTCCATTGCTGTTCCATGCTGTTTCTGAAGGTGACCTTGAAATGTGCAAAGTGCTGCTGGAATCAGGGGCTGAGGTGACTGTGAAAGACTCTCTGTACAACGAAACTGCGCTCCACATAGCGATGGATAGTACCACCGAGAGAAACCTGCCTATCATTGAGCTGTTGCTTGCCTACGGTGCTGACCCAAACCATGAGTCCAAAGATGGCTCATCTCTACTCCACCTGGCGGTAAAGCGAGGGAAAATGAAGACTGTAGGCGTGTTGGTACAAGCAGGAACAAACAGAGCCGCGCTCGACAGAGAGGGTCGTAGCCCGCTCCACCTCGCTGCAGCCGACGGCCACTCGGAATTGGTTGATCTTCTGTGCCTTCCTGAGGTTCTGAACTCACCTGACAAAGACGGTTTAACTGCACTTCACCTTGCTGCAGACAGGGGGAGTCTGACCACAGTCCGAGCACTGCTAGACGCAGGGGCGGACAGCGACGTGAAAACACCAGTGACGAAAGTCTCGCCCTTGGACATGGCCTTGCACAATAACCATCAGAAGGTGGCGGACTTTCTGAAGATGAATCGCCTGTTGCAGTGTGACCATCCTGGAGTGACCCACGCGTCAATGCCGGAACTATCGGCTAAAACTCAGGGAAACGCCACCACAAGTCCCAAGATATTGGTCACAGAGCCTGAAGAGGAGAGTCAGAGCCTCAAGGAGAAGCTGAGAAagcaagaacaagaaatagaacTCTTGAAACAAGAGATTGATGAACTGAAACAGGAGACAGCCCAGCAAAAAGAAGAGATAACTCAGCAAAAAGAAGAGATAGATAAGCAGAAAGAGGAGATAAGTCATCTGAAAGAACAACACAGGACAGTCATGACAGAGACGGATAAAACGATAGCATCCCTCCGAAAGCAGCTACAAAAATACCAAGTCATTCAGTACGAAGAGAACTCAAACCCAGTGCCTATGTCCGACCCCCACAAGCAGGCGCTCATGACCAACTGGCCACAGTTTCTACAGGACCTGCATCATGGGGTGGTGGTCCCCTCCCTTGTTGCAGAGGGTATCCTCACCCCCCATATGGAAGAGGAGATCATAAAGGCGTACCACACTAGGCGAGACAGAAACACGCACCTGTTGGACATGTTACTCACGAGAGGGGACCAGGCGTTCTACGTGTTTCGCCAGGCCTTGAGAAAGGACCCAGGTAGTGCACACCTGGCTGCACTACTTAATGTGGACTGAGCATTTTACTTAAGGTGCACTGTCGCAG
It encodes the following:
- the LOC118408293 gene encoding serine/threonine-protein phosphatase 6 regulatory ankyrin repeat subunit A-like, which encodes MSFKTPHLTKLPKAEDRKLINKLRDVLHSIKVRDMTKLIKLLSKEDRPDLNYQVPLKRKVLQREFYKQWVSPLQYACEKGTPEMVGAILAAGAMVNIRPHSPLTYAICSLKVNLVDRLLHSGATPNESGDPNEWDMAAAINLKERCVNSPEDEQKRREIITLLCKAGCDVNMCMHSKQTLGDREILNKKGIKIRTVYQPPLLFHAVSEGDLEMCKVLLESGAEVTVKDSLYNETALHIAMDSTTERNLPIIELLLAYGADPNHESKDGSSLLHLAVKRGKMKTVGVLVQAGTNRAALDREGRSPLHLAAADGHSELVDLLCLPEVLNSPDKDGLTALHLAADRGSLTTVRALLDAGADSDVKTPVTKVSPLDMALHNNHQKVADFLKMNRLLQCDHPGVTHASMPELSAKTQGNATTSPKILVTEPEEESQSLKEKLRKQEQEIELLKQEIDELKQETAQQKEEITQQKEEIDKQKEEISHLKEQHRTVMTETDKTIASLRKQLQKYQVIQYEENSNPVPMSDPHKQALMTNWPQFLQDLHHGVVVPSLVAEGILTPHMEEEIIKAYHTRRDRNTHLLDMLLTRGDQAFYVFRQALRKDPGSAHLAALLNVD